In uncultured Desulfovibrio sp., one DNA window encodes the following:
- a CDS encoding sigma-54 dependent transcriptional regulator, with translation MNENASRIFATLIRLCDDLAWGRPADEDALFSLTRNGSSTPELERLAEAFGMMLVKVEARELHRAELLEKVDQLTQELEHQRLRQHEENQRLVEHLQREYNVRRIIGRCPAMREVVTQALAIARRPINTLILGPSGTGKEIFAKTIHYHSPRRNARFVAVNCTAIPDSLFESEMFGIEKGVATGVSARRGLVEEASGGTLFLDELADMSLPNQAKLLRVLEEREVLRVGSTRPVPVDIKIIAATNVNLKQAVDEGRFRQDLYYRLNVAELTLPPLRERGDDILLLARHLLAQHARSMEREALTLAPATQQCLLAYDWPGNVRELGNEMERAAALTVDSVIRPSDLSPKLLAALAGGGSISVAAPSPAVAAAPEASPPSFNLEQAEYRLIGQALEACRGNKSRAAELLGITREGLRKKLQRRERTPIHEGRNNA, from the coding sequence ATGAACGAAAACGCCTCCCGCATCTTTGCCACGCTCATACGCCTGTGCGATGACCTGGCCTGGGGCCGTCCGGCCGATGAGGACGCGCTCTTTTCCCTGACCCGCAACGGCAGCTCCACGCCGGAGCTGGAGCGGCTGGCCGAAGCCTTCGGCATGATGCTTGTCAAGGTGGAGGCCAGGGAGCTTCACCGGGCGGAACTGCTGGAAAAGGTGGATCAGCTCACCCAGGAGCTGGAGCATCAGCGCCTCCGCCAGCATGAGGAAAACCAGCGCCTGGTGGAACACCTGCAACGGGAATACAATGTGCGCCGCATCATCGGGCGCTGCCCTGCCATGCGCGAGGTGGTAACCCAGGCCCTGGCCATTGCCCGGCGCCCCATCAATACCCTGATTCTCGGCCCGTCCGGCACAGGCAAGGAAATCTTTGCCAAGACCATTCACTATCATTCTCCCCGGCGCAATGCCCGCTTTGTGGCCGTCAACTGCACGGCCATTCCCGATTCCCTCTTTGAAAGCGAGATGTTCGGCATCGAAAAGGGCGTGGCCACGGGGGTAAGCGCACGGCGCGGCCTGGTGGAGGAAGCCTCCGGCGGTACCCTCTTTCTTGACGAACTGGCGGACATGTCCCTGCCCAATCAGGCCAAGCTGCTGCGCGTGCTGGAAGAACGGGAGGTGCTGCGCGTGGGCAGTACCCGGCCTGTGCCCGTGGACATCAAGATCATTGCCGCCACCAATGTAAATCTGAAGCAGGCCGTGGACGAGGGGCGCTTTCGCCAGGACCTGTACTACCGCCTCAACGTGGCCGAACTGACCCTGCCCCCCCTGCGCGAACGGGGGGACGACATCCTTCTGCTGGCCCGGCATCTGCTGGCGCAGCATGCCCGCAGCATGGAACGGGAAGCCCTCACCCTGGCGCCGGCCACGCAGCAGTGCCTGCTGGCCTATGACTGGCCCGGCAACGTGCGGGAACTGGGCAACGAAATGGAACGGGCCGCCGCGCTGACGGTGGACTCGGTCATCCGCCCTTCCGACCTTTCGCCCAAGCTCCTCGCGGCCCTGGCCGGCGGGGGCAGCATCAGCGTGGCCGCTCCGTCTCCGGCGGTGGCCGCCGCGCCGGAGGCGTCGCCCCCGTCCTTCAATCTGGAGCAGGCCGAATACCGCCTCATCGGGCAGGCGCTGGAAGCCTGCCGCGGCAACAAGAGCCGGGCGGCCGAACTGCTGGGCATCACCCGCGAGGGCCTGCGCAAGAAATTGCAGCGCCGCGAACGCACCCCCATTCATGAAGGCAGGAACAACGCATGA
- a CDS encoding MFS transporter — MNHSSLPLGRIVAGWLAILLASLLLYDALLYSSLRSETRHNAVASASVAAASLKSRMTMGVRFGKKLETYRGVDRLLASVGRAADMPLAVLDTEGRVLHRWGDFPAQLPPDARFRQPADMQSLRQDQGELLLTTVFDRSGNAAGHIGVWIAEERLDRALHDIFFRQLLVQGVLLLAGTLLLWLCLRGQHAGSTRLRNLCLGIFLLLMLGNGALALYTTSSQYTRGLRQDAAHTGSILTEDLNRLLLVGVSLDSTSRLNAYLARVAGAHADSMVLEILDPQGTVYASSHGAPRRMPAVLSDGQEFSLLGLTSGLSLSGEAPVQGWKLRVSLVREPWLERLVSTGLDILTLVVIALIFMVEMFLLLSRSLEARLHGTLHSHAHRSALFRPLMFVFVLAMDMTISFIPLRMAELTPDGALSRDVLLGLPISAEMGMTGLSVLIAGTWMKRRGARPPLVAGILCMALGYLASMLAWNPWLFVGARALVGLGYGLSLLTAQAYTVRDGRLADMFAGVYAGSLCGSALGAMLAERLGYGPVFALSALILACLIVVPFRLLRPSGEQEQTAPDPEPSRLSLAQLRRLLSDRRLLAFILLALLPSALLCVGFLNYFLPVFLKQAQVSQSNIGRVYMLNCLVVIYSGPLFAGLVSRSRHKDRLLFWAGALSALSVACFTLLPPLPASVCGSVLLGLATGLNIPAQSEFLLELEIARAIGVDQTMSLLDALQRVGQVIGPVCVGGVLTVMSVDSAARWAGLSLLGISLLFLLLARPSVRHDAGQA, encoded by the coding sequence ATGAACCATTCGTCCCTGCCCCTGGGCCGCATTGTGGCCGGCTGGCTGGCCATTCTGCTTGCCAGCCTGCTGCTCTATGACGCCCTGCTCTATTCCTCCCTGCGCAGCGAAACCCGGCACAATGCCGTGGCATCGGCTTCCGTGGCCGCGGCCAGTCTCAAAAGCAGAATGACCATGGGCGTCCGCTTCGGGAAAAAGCTGGAAACCTACCGCGGCGTGGACCGCCTGCTGGCCAGTGTGGGACGGGCAGCCGACATGCCCCTGGCCGTGCTGGACACAGAGGGGCGGGTACTGCATCGCTGGGGGGACTTTCCCGCACAGCTGCCCCCGGATGCCCGCTTCCGGCAGCCTGCCGACATGCAGAGCCTGCGGCAGGACCAGGGCGAACTGCTGCTCACCACGGTTTTTGACCGCAGCGGCAACGCGGCCGGCCATATCGGCGTCTGGATTGCCGAGGAACGGCTGGACAGGGCACTGCACGACATCTTCTTCCGGCAGCTGCTGGTCCAGGGCGTGCTGCTCCTTGCCGGCACGCTGCTGCTGTGGCTCTGTCTGCGGGGGCAGCATGCCGGAAGCACCCGGCTGCGCAATCTCTGCCTTGGCATTTTTCTGCTGCTCATGCTGGGCAACGGCGCTCTGGCCCTGTACACCACCAGCAGCCAGTATACCCGGGGGCTGCGGCAGGATGCCGCCCATACGGGCAGCATCCTGACCGAAGACCTCAACCGTCTGCTGCTGGTGGGGGTATCTCTGGACAGCACCTCCCGGCTCAATGCCTATCTTGCCCGCGTGGCCGGCGCCCATGCCGACAGCATGGTGCTGGAAATTCTCGATCCGCAGGGGACGGTCTATGCCTCAAGCCATGGCGCCCCGCGCCGCATGCCGGCGGTACTGTCCGACGGCCAGGAATTTTCCCTGCTGGGGCTGACGTCGGGCCTGTCCCTGTCCGGCGAGGCTCCCGTGCAGGGCTGGAAGCTGCGCGTGTCCCTGGTACGCGAACCCTGGCTGGAACGCCTGGTGAGCACCGGTCTGGACATTCTTACCCTGGTGGTCATTGCCCTTATCTTCATGGTGGAAATGTTCCTGCTGCTCTCCCGCAGTCTGGAGGCCCGCCTGCACGGCACGCTGCACAGCCATGCCCATCGCAGCGCCCTGTTCCGTCCGCTCATGTTCGTCTTTGTGCTGGCCATGGACATGACCATTTCCTTCATCCCCCTGCGCATGGCGGAACTCACGCCTGACGGCGCGCTCTCACGGGATGTGCTGCTGGGGCTGCCCATCTCAGCCGAAATGGGCATGACGGGCCTCAGCGTCCTCATTGCCGGCACCTGGATGAAACGCCGGGGCGCGCGCCCGCCGCTTGTAGCCGGCATCCTGTGCATGGCGCTGGGCTATCTGGCCTCCATGCTGGCGTGGAATCCCTGGCTGTTCGTCGGTGCCCGCGCCCTGGTGGGCCTGGGCTACGGTCTTTCCCTGCTCACGGCCCAGGCCTATACGGTACGGGATGGCAGACTGGCGGACATGTTTGCCGGGGTCTATGCCGGTTCCCTGTGCGGCAGCGCACTGGGCGCCATGCTGGCGGAGCGCCTGGGCTACGGCCCGGTTTTTGCCCTGTCCGCCCTCATTCTGGCCTGTCTGATCGTGGTGCCCTTCCGTCTGCTGCGTCCCTCTGGCGAACAGGAACAGACCGCTCCTGATCCCGAACCGTCCCGGCTCTCGCTGGCGCAGCTCCGCCGCCTGCTGTCCGACCGCCGTCTGCTGGCCTTCATCCTGCTGGCGCTGCTGCCGTCCGCGCTGCTGTGCGTGGGCTTTCTCAACTACTTCCTGCCGGTCTTTCTCAAGCAGGCGCAGGTTTCCCAGTCCAATATCGGGCGCGTCTACATGCTCAACTGTCTTGTTGTCATCTACAGCGGCCCGCTGTTTGCCGGTCTGGTGTCCCGAAGCCGGCACAAGGACAGGCTGCTGTTCTGGGCCGGCGCCCTTTCCGCCCTGTCCGTGGCCTGCTTCACGCTGCTGCCGCCGCTGCCGGCCTCTGTCTGCGGGTCCGTCCTGCTGGGACTGGCCACCGGGCTGAATATTCCTGCCCAGAGCGAATTTCTGCTGGAGCTGGAAATCGCCCGGGCCATCGGCGTGGATCAGACCATGAGCCTGCTGGATGCCCTGCAACGGGTGGGGCAGGTCATCGGCCCGGTCTGTGTGGGCGGCGTGCTCACTGTCATGAGCGTGGACAGTGCCGCCCGCTGGGCCGGCCTGAGCCTGCTGGGCATTTCGCTGCTCTTTCTGCTGCTGGCCCGCCCGTCCGTGCGGCATGACGCGGGGCAGGCATGA
- a CDS encoding SpoIIE family protein phosphatase, with the protein MNASLRLRLALLVLASIALSVALVLYLTWQRVGDAMVAMEEKNFATLLLVEEERLNTASLTYLASKVRNVLLRKGQLRDASARVQALVQALHTPAAGKNASRQPQELLDRMDAASLELADSIDSIRMEILPTRRLLAGETSRLGLTAELRDAKQRPMRQIFGRLPAYGDFAVLDLPRLVATAGKTEPARTAPYRPVLAYFLPLDDGPRPAGQLPQSVLVSMIPLDDLEKMDAQAREALLQRTREKFRDMQLYDGGAIALLDADGTLLASGGTGTLPPGLAAARAEAGRTGMSRVILPSAQGEMLCLLGSIRTFDWQLVMVAPLSEITRPSDTLLMLLLGICLPIVLLAALLALYMLIRTLRPLQLLTRKTRELAEVDFSAPDALDRLEPLVSEGLPLDRRDELGQLARAYARMGGALAVNIRRLMETTATKERMEGELSAAREIQMGILPPPDGAPEVCGFRASAFLDPAKEVGGDLYDFFTTRDGRRALVLGDVSGKGVPAALFMSMTVTLVRYALDSGLDPAAALSRVNAMLEAHNPGNMFVTLFLALYTPETGELCYANGGHCPPCIVDGASGKPPRVLDKLSGPLVGVMPDMTYTLFTDRLDEHETCLIFTDGVTEAMNSQKELFGEARLMDVLARHRNASPRELLACVFAEIVRFRGSEPQSDDITMLAFCRSGQEAARPGACPPSQEIAVS; encoded by the coding sequence ATGAACGCAAGTCTTCGTCTGCGCCTGGCGCTGCTGGTCCTGGCTTCCATAGCCCTGTCCGTGGCTCTGGTGCTCTATCTCACCTGGCAGCGGGTGGGCGATGCCATGGTGGCCATGGAAGAAAAGAATTTTGCCACCCTGCTGCTGGTGGAAGAGGAGCGCCTCAATACCGCCTCGCTCACCTACCTTGCCAGCAAGGTACGCAACGTCCTCTTGCGCAAGGGGCAGCTGCGTGACGCCTCGGCGCGTGTGCAGGCTCTGGTGCAGGCCCTGCACACGCCGGCCGCAGGCAAAAACGCCTCACGGCAGCCGCAGGAGCTGCTGGACCGCATGGATGCCGCCAGTCTGGAACTGGCGGACAGCATCGACAGCATCCGCATGGAAATTCTGCCCACACGCCGCCTGCTGGCCGGGGAAACGAGCCGCCTGGGCCTGACCGCCGAGCTGCGGGATGCCAAGCAGCGCCCCATGCGTCAGATATTCGGCCGTCTGCCTGCCTACGGGGACTTTGCGGTGCTGGACCTGCCCCGCCTTGTGGCCACCGCCGGCAAGACAGAACCTGCCCGGACGGCACCCTACCGGCCTGTTCTGGCCTATTTCCTGCCGTTGGACGACGGCCCCCGGCCGGCCGGCCAGCTGCCGCAGAGCGTGCTGGTCAGCATGATTCCCCTGGATGATCTGGAAAAGATGGATGCCCAGGCCAGGGAAGCCCTGTTGCAACGCACCCGGGAAAAATTCCGGGACATGCAGCTCTATGACGGGGGCGCCATTGCCCTGCTGGATGCCGACGGTACCCTGCTGGCCTCCGGCGGCACAGGCACCCTGCCGCCGGGACTGGCCGCGGCCCGCGCCGAAGCCGGCCGCACCGGCATGAGCAGGGTCATTCTGCCTTCGGCACAGGGCGAGATGCTCTGCCTGCTGGGCAGTATCCGGACCTTTGACTGGCAGCTGGTCATGGTGGCGCCTCTTTCGGAAATCACACGGCCTTCCGATACCCTGCTGATGCTGCTGCTCGGCATCTGCCTGCCCATTGTGCTGCTGGCCGCGCTGCTGGCCCTGTACATGCTGATCCGCACGCTGCGCCCCCTGCAACTGCTGACCCGCAAGACCAGGGAGCTGGCGGAAGTGGACTTTTCCGCCCCGGATGCGCTGGACCGTCTTGAACCCCTGGTCAGCGAGGGCCTGCCCCTGGACCGCCGCGACGAGCTTGGCCAGCTGGCCCGTGCCTATGCCCGCATGGGCGGCGCCCTGGCCGTCAATATCCGCCGCCTCATGGAGACCACAGCCACCAAGGAACGCATGGAAGGGGAACTGTCCGCCGCCCGCGAAATCCAGATGGGCATTCTGCCCCCGCCTGACGGCGCGCCGGAAGTCTGCGGTTTCCGGGCATCGGCCTTTCTGGACCCGGCCAAGGAAGTGGGGGGAGACCTGTATGACTTCTTTACCACCCGTGACGGCCGCCGCGCCCTGGTGCTGGGCGATGTGTCCGGCAAGGGGGTGCCCGCGGCCCTGTTCATGTCCATGACCGTCACCCTGGTCCGCTACGCGCTGGATTCGGGGCTGGACCCGGCGGCGGCCCTGAGCCGGGTTAATGCCATGCTGGAAGCCCACAATCCCGGCAATATGTTTGTTACCCTCTTTCTGGCCCTGTACACGCCGGAAACCGGCGAACTGTGCTATGCCAACGGCGGGCACTGCCCGCCCTGCATTGTGGACGGGGCATCCGGCAAGCCGCCGCGTGTGCTGGACAAGCTGAGCGGTCCGCTGGTGGGCGTCATGCCCGACATGACATACACCCTGTTTACGGACAGGCTCGACGAGCACGAAACCTGCCTCATCTTTACCGATGGCGTGACAGAGGCCATGAACAGCCAGAAGGAACTGTTCGGCGAAGCCCGCCTCATGGACGTGCTGGCCCGGCATCGCAACGCCTCGCCGCGGGAGCTGCTGGCCTGCGTCTTTGCCGAGATTGTCCGCTTCCGTGGCAGCGAACCCCAGTCCGATGACATTACCATGCTGGCCTTCTGCCGCTCGGGACAGGAGGCGGCCCGTCCTGGCGCCTGCCCGCCTTCCCAGGAGATTGCCGTATCATGA